Genomic window (Tribolium castaneum strain GA2 chromosome 2, icTriCast1.1, whole genome shotgun sequence):
TTATGAAAAAGTGTACACACTTTTAAGAGTGACTTTCTCCTCAGAAATATCACTACTATAAACGTAGTAAGGTAGCATATCTAACTTGAAACAACTTAAAGTGCTTTGGGTGTTTGAGTAATCCCAGACAGACCCTGTAGACACGGAATATCTAAACCCTCGCAAGGTAGCTCATAAtggcttaacattttaattaataaacaacCTACGTCAGGTGTTGGCTTTATTACTGAATCCTCTAATAACACAGGGAACAcgagatgttttattttcaaccGAGTTTTCAACCTTTAGCTCAACTTCCCTCAGTGAAATTAAACTGTGGGAGTCGGCGAAGATAAAGTCGATTTTCTGTTAtgaattaaacaacaaaagtTACAAATCGATACGGAGACAATAGAGAACTCGATACGATGCTATAACTATTCAGAGACGAAAGTATAGTAAAATTTTCCATAACGTTTTGACgcttttgaaataaatgtaGGTAAATTACACCAATTAGTAAGCAGCAGACAAATCGATAAACGCTTATCCTGCATTATGTATCGCTTAATCCGGAGCTTGTCCCATTTGTAATTCTAAcaagtaaacatttttcatGCTGGTTGGTGAACAAATTGCGTTTTTAGGAAGAGATGTTTACCTTTGTAATGATAATTAGGAAGCGGTGGCTGAAATAATAACCGTTCTCTAACTAATCAAACATCAAAGTTTCTACTTGGGCATTTATTGAACTTGATTAATGTTAATACTAGTTTGGGTAAAGACTGGGGGAAACTTTACTGCCAACATTTAACTACGTTAATTTACGATCGGAATAAActcaattttagttttattcaaGCAAACAAAacgtaacttttttaaattaaacgaaacAAACACACGTTCACAGCTGTAATTGATTTTTGAACATTTGCATGGTTTCGTACCAGTCTGTTCTTTAAAATGAACACAAAAAGGCAAATCGAATAAGCACATAATACACAAAGAAAAtgactttttcatttttatcgtTAACTTATTCCCGCGGAGAGGTAAAGCCCTGAGCGAATACCAGGAGAAAACACAATTGATTTTGTTCAGGTTATTTTTGAAGACTTTAGcagtgttttttgttaaataaatacaaggtGTTATTTACGTTTTTCTTCAAGTTTATAGCTATTCTTTATTCTTCTACGTGCCTTTGAAATATGGTTACGACAAATTACTTATTAGAAGAACACAATACACACTGAATAATAAAATCAGTTTATGtacttttttatcaaattctgCAATTTCTAATCTAATGTACTGGATGGTCTAcagatttaaaactttttaccaatttgtcgacaaaaattacaactcaATAAAACACAACAATCACCTtattaacacaaaaataaaataaaagaacacgcaactaaatatatttttagaaatgtaTTTCTAGATAGATTACGTAATAAAAACATTCAGctttatttagttttattctTTCAATTTCAAAAGAAAGTGTGactttggcttatttttttaaatttttgaaacactaTAGTTCTGAACAAtcatttagatatttttttggtaaattaccatttttattcttttgtaAAAGAAACTAGTATtgattctgaattttttaaattaagttctAAAATTTAGAGAATACAAAGATGTAAtacaaaaagatttaaaatcaaatttaaaacaacaaaattttaatagacAAAAAAGCCCTGATTATGATTCTGTTATGCATTTTGATTGATTATACTGTCTAACAAActgctttttttctttttttgacaaaagaggagtataacaataatatttcaaggcgaaaataagaaaaaaaaagtttcaaaatcaaattagtaagacaaataaattggaaacaccttttaataataattattatttttagaaaacatataggatttttatctctctttgataataataataatttgcagCTCATCTCCATGTAACTAACTTTGTATCTGTCATATGATTTAATATCCaatactttttaacttttttcctaCACTTACTgttaaaaagatatttaattTAGGTGTTATATGGAGTAGAACAAAACACTCTTTAACACttgttacacaaaaaaagttgtttgtttttattatattatgtaCGAAAagacatttatttaaactgatttttgcaaaaataaaaatttaaacttaaccACAATATCTGTTCActtgtaatatttttcaatatacAGTGTTTTATAACTAAAGACCTGATTTTAAGAAACTTTCCTAACACGTAATTTTTAAGAgcttttcttaaaactcgaaatttgtttttttaaaaatgaaattatttgacatcctttttatttttcctaaattcaTAAATTGAATAGTTGTATTCTAAATGAGTTTGAAAAATCATACAATTGTGCTCAACCTtccgaatttaaaataagatttttttttatttttttattaatatttcgttcaaaatcagcaaattttttaatatcataattattttattttacatctattgattttttctttctgaGGGTTCCAGTATTTCAGagtttagtttattaatttcattataatatttcttattatttatttctttaatttttcaatgtttcgtAGTTTTACTATCTTGTCTTATCAATGTTCttacatagttttttaattatcactcTTTCAGTTACTTAGATCTGcagaattttaatcttactgtttttttatcttttttattctagcttttaagttttttttagctTATCAGTCTCATAgagtcggtttacagaacattttaattgcaattaaattttaagcgcGACTAACTTgatatttgtcaatgcattttaaatggcgacTTAAttggaattagtttaattctgaattaaatcttgatttcgctttctgtaaaccggcctttagtgtattgttttttattcagaatttatGTTTTAGTTTCTCAGCGTTAAAGTTTCTTTGCCAgcgttttcaattttaatttttgaaaatatgcgTATTTTAATTCtatattaaacatttttttaattttaaacaatttttgtattttataaaatgtgtaTATCAGCCttgattttggaataaaataattatttacgtaGTGTGTTAAAATTGTTGTGTTCGactattgttaatttttattttgaaaatttatttattgtaataataataataataataattacaaaccGACAGTGTAGACTTTAACTTGTTGTGTGAAAGTCCTACTTCTCTAGGATctctagtttttgtgtaataaatgaaaaaagaaaagtatattttcgtcaaaaaaaaatcaaattatttcaaaaactaagcagaatcgaccatttcATTCGCATCTAAAGCGAAATCCCATTCTGTCAGAAATACCGGCCCTAAAAGCGattcactggtgtctcatttgtcccagaaatgagtaattgaccaataaaaatataaaaatcctcctacttgtttatgtgtgcacaaaaattgcaagacgattgaTTGGCGTTTGTCATTGAATATCGAAGGAATATTGCATTGCCAAttgtaaaacagaccaatcataaggcCTTAAGACATAAATGTCGGTCAAACTGTCTGAAGTTTTGCAGTTTTCTAAGTTTTCCGTTACCCTCAGGTTCAAAAAACGTGGATAAATTGTGGATTGAAAGATTGATTCTCGCATTTGGTTCGTGTTCAAACTCAACATTTTGCGagttttttagcaaaaactcagTTGATTCGCAAGATTCTCTCactaaactcaaaaatgtatttaattaggtaattaggtcaaaaatatttatatatttttgtttattaacttgaacatttaaaatttaaaagttacgttgttatttagacaatttaatgaTCTTTgggaagcaaaaacaaaaattaggatttgcatttaactttttcatgTTATTCAACTATTCACaaacttcttatttttttgtgttctcAGGCGTCTTTTAATCTCATAGTTTCTTAGTGTTTCAGTCATacagtttttgattttattctcagtatttcagctttttagtttctcaattTCCATTATTTCAATTCATTTcctaaatttcagttttttgatgtttcactttcttataaaatttagtttgccaattttttaatgttcttacttttttaatttattgctctttcagtcacttagatcatatgaattttaatcttactttttttattattttgtattgcatttttttttttagattttcagTCTCTTGCtgcattgattttttattcagaatgtCATGTTTCAGTTTATTAGTATTTGTTTTCATCTGAAGATGCACAAGCCCCTTAGTCAAGccactttgaaaaatgaatCTTTTTCTCACTCTGAAATCTTAGTAAATAGCAcaacaaaattagaaacagtAGACCTATCACTTGCTAAagcaattaaatttgtaaatagagtgtaaatttttgtaaaatgtagtCTAGGAGTTGTGGAAAAATTAGTTAGCAACaaactatataaaaaattctcaaaataaaatttactaaaaacaaaaatgttaactgaatgaaaaaatgttgataaTACAGAGGTGCCTGATTTTAGTACGAGTATTTCCATTCAGTGAGTTCATTTTCTAGGTAGAGATGAATTCTTAcggaaaaacaaattaattttataacagcaaattttagaacaatatttaGTTTTAACAGTTAATTAACTCCCTTATAGCTTTTTTGTGTAACAGATAATTTTAAACGTTTTGACAAAACCTAGTTGGTGTTGTTTGTTTGTACGTTTTGGTAATggaatttattgcaataatttttattttttctgtagtagggattaataaaaaatgtatcctAAATTACCAGTTTTTAATACCTAATTTCTAACAAGGTTTTCGATTTCCTAAAAATCCGGTTTCTATTTGTAACTTTTTCCGTAAGCAAGAGAAAATTGGAAATGTAAAACAGAACGATGAGGTTACTTTGTAGTCATAATTTTGTTAGTTCACTGGAAATGAAGCCCATAAATTTTACAGTACATTGTGACAAAGGCTAGTAATTTATGTgataaaaactcattttaaacttttttgggGTCAGTGACCACATGAGAAGGGTAACCAAGGAAAACAGAAGACAAGAGGACGATAAGTCATGACTCGGAAGACTCAAATgttcatttaaatatttacttattctaCGAATAGGTAATTACAATTccaattagatttttttcaaaaataattaaagaagtAGACGATATTTACAGTATAGTGCAGATGGAAAAAATTCGATTCGGTTCAAATGTCACCTCATAAATcacaatcaaataaaaaattctattcctactcaaaatttgcaaaacttaCCAGTCCCCCTTTGCACCATCGAACCAGCATAAGCAGCTGTGTTTTTAATAGAGCTAAAGAACCCGCTCATGAGGACATGTTCTGCACGTATTCATCGCTATATACAAACTGCACTCTCTGGCTGATTTATCAGATGTGACCGACTCACACAGAAAAATAATACCTGCACTCAAAATTCATCCTTTTCTCAATTATCAAAAAGGATAGAGATGGAGTGATGGGAACACCACATCTAGTCTGCTTGAATCTGACTAGTATTGATTTTAGTACTCACGTTTTAGAAGTTGGCCGGTTATGACGTCAGAGTGTGCGTCTTGTTGACGACGCAAAGCGTCGCGGCGCTTCAGTTGCCGTATCAGAACACTCCCAGCGCGCCCCACGTGGTATTCCAAATAACTAATAAGAGATGATAATTCTGTGGCATCTGCAAAGAAGGTAAAGCTATTACAGGAGGACTATCCTCAGGTGTTTTGAAAAGGAACGATAAAGTTTATTCAGTGAAGTAAAACCACTTTCAAACAATAACATGGGAAAATTTAGTTTGGATAAAATAAACGTTATCATTCGGAAGAGAGTAAataagaaaagttaaaaaaaactggtaAATACTATTCTATAACTAAATgcgtttttcgattttttttatttcaatgtcTCTGAAACACGTTGGtaatcttaaaattattagaccttttttttaatgaaaatacaAATACCGGGTCATTCAAAAGTGTCGCACCAACTTACGAATGGTGATAAAAATACTTTCAGCTAAGTGAAAAAATGAATTCAGATTTTTTCCATTCATattaagtttttatatttttgtatatttttctcGTAACAAacgttttaattgtttcttttttgttttcaatgataaaagtttgttaaatgttttgtttatcACAAATTGGTATTTTTGATGTTGCAAGGTCTGCCCTTTACGCtaactaaattaaagaaaatatgaTCTAAAATGCAATAATCTTAATCCGAAGAAAAAAAGCTCTTCAGGTATATCTCGTCAAAAAAgacctaaatatttttttgttatagaaaCTTTTGATTTAGTGATATACTTCTTAGAGACCTAAGAAAGATTTTTGAATTATCCTGTATATTTTCTTCTCATAGTGGGTTTTAAACTGTGTTCttctattttcttaaattaggTATAATGACTTTGGATTTGTGTGCGaacatgaaaaataaaaaatattttagactCTTTTTTTGAATGAccttgaaatataaaaaattatagtatTCTGTgaaacatacaaaaaaatgaatttcaactgttttttttaattgtaaagtGTGTTATTACAAGATCTGGCAAATCATGAggatctaatttaaaaaaataactaattttagacGCAGTCTTaagaaatgtttcaaaaaaaatttttttggtttttattggaattttttttacttcaaaaacttGCTACACtggtaaaaaataagtataaaaaatgttttttctactttgctTTCGTACTGAGGTCATTACGATACGCTATTTGCGTATCGTAATACACAAGGGAGtgctataataattacactaaaaaccaGAGTTATTTAGTTGGATAATGTTGCCAacctagttttttgacaattatttgagagaactgtcagtgtcaatcggcacctgtttcaagtgcataatttaatcaaactaATCAAATACGAACCTTTAGAGGCTTTTGTACCATCCCTGATTTAAAGCCCCTTCAAACACCTTTCCAGTAATGTgcaaacataacttcaaaagccAGTACAAGTAAATAATTTGAGATCTCATTATCCATCggtcaattttcaaattctacGTATTTGCCACAAAGCCCGTATTTGTTAAGGAATTCATTGCAAAACTTCTTGGACGCTTTTAGAATACATTTGTACGACTAAACTAATGAAGATTCAAATTACTCATTTCATTTCATGGCCTGTGCGCAAATGATGTCAACTGCCACAAAATTCcttaaatttcgaaataattttttttttgaacaaaaagagcaaagtagaaaaaatactgtatgatATCTTGTTTATAAGGCATTTTGGCGCACTTACTCTATTATGGCACTCCTCGCTGCGTTCGTCGTGTCCTAATCCGtgcgtgcgacaaaatgcgtcttataaaacttgtatcacaatatactattattttactttgaaaaattttcaaacgttATTCCCAAAAACAGTCCACGAAAATTTCAGTTATTAATAAAggattataaaaattctgattATTCCAATAATCCGTAATACTTCCAGATTAATTCCAATCTATTCTTGTAATTCCAACTAATTCCAGAATTCCGACTTAGTTTTCGCAAATACTAGTGAAATAGTTCTTGTACTTCGAAACAGAATTCCACCAATcccagaaaaaaataaaaaaaaacatgttaaaaTTGCCTTTATGCAATATTTGAGtacgtttttaaagtaaaaactaactttttttaacaatatcaGATACATTGATCGAAAGTGGtgtctttaaataaaatttctagaaacagaccaaaaactcacaaaaaactcaaaaaaaaatggacaaaaattacattatttattgtcattttcaaccatttttgcaaatttttatttaaatacgcttaaaaattaataaacaaaataaacaaatataaaaaatgcaaaataaaaaataaataatcaatatgATTCTTCTTACTTGTTTTgatgttttgttttaaagttttgtaaaaattgcccgaaaattgcaaaatcgtTATGTATATTTCACCCgcttttaattagtttttgatcgctatttcttcaaaaatatacaatttaatttaaaattgtgttatttctACCTTTTAAACGTCTAAGAACATTCTAAAACCacattttcatatttatgATTCTCTAGAATCTAGACCAagtcaaaaaatcaccaaatcgGATGAAAAACTATTGTAAGGTCCATATAGTGTTAAAGAATATCGGAATCAACTTGAAATCTTGCACATAATTAGTAACTTTGATCATGGATATTGTAATTATAAGATTTTATCACAGATTGCGTTGAGATGACCACTCAATGTATAATTTGTATTCCCAAATCTTTAGAACTATTcgaatttttctgttaaaagtAAAACGTATTTAGATGGCGCTACGAACAGTGGCggcaaatttaaatacaattttcgaCTTGATTTGCTtttgttattcaaaaataaaataatgaatctgagcaatttcattttattactaaaattctaaatacaattaaaatataaataaaaagtggCAAATATCTAATTAAACTACTTACAGATCATTTACAACAAaagtatatatatatatatatatatatatacataCCCAGCTATCTTTATCAAGCCCAGTATGTTCTATAGACACTAAGAAGCCCGGGCTTTCCTTTGTACTTAGAGCTGTATATTCTGCACGAAAGCAttctataattaaaaactattatgcGCAACCGCAGAGGGGTAAGTTTTTTCAATATACAGTTGAAAACATATTTCTCAGCTTTCACAAAGCCCACTATGTATTACTTACTATATGAGTCCCGTTTGTATATTCTGAGGAGGTTTTGCGCATTATACGAAGCCCGACAGTGTTGTCAATATTTACCTAGTACGCAGTtcctttcaataaaattacaaatatccAAATCTTCAATAGGGCTGCACTTATCTGGTTTCTAGAAAATAttatgcactttttttaacatatttgAGAGTTTACTTAGTGTAGTGTGTTGGTTTGTACTACCAGAATGGACAGAACTAAATTTCTCATAAGTTTAGCTGCTCAAAATGAAACAGGTAATTATGCATCTTTATTACCATTTTTACGCCAAAGTttagataaataattattaatatacagCGTTGGGCAAGTctggaaccaagcgttttgtgcctaaactatgtATTTTACGCAAAAGCTACTTAGTACATcatcaactactttaaaaatgtgatcatttttctagaataatttttttcgaaattccttttagttttggagttattcaaaaaaaatttttttttaaatggcaccctACCACGGCGATTTGTTTGGTAAAAGCTAATGTTCTAAAAATAACttctgttttaataaatataattttaaatcaatgttttttttaataaattatagaaCTTCCGGCCTGAAATCATTCCAAAGATTATTCTAATTTGGTCGAAGTGGTTGTATCCATTGATGCTTTTGATCCACTAATTTGATTCGCCAAAATTTTCGCAAACATAAACATCTAGGGATACAACCACTTCGGCCAAATTCGAAGCTTCGGTACGAATTTGGAaggcaaatttaataatttatttaagaaaaaatactggtttaaaattaattttattaaattagaagtTATTTTTGGAGCATAaccttttaccaaaaaaatcaccgTAGCAGGGTGCGATttgacaaaaaacatttttttcaataattcgaaaactaaaatagcttcaaaaaaatttattcttgaaaaataatcACATTTTCAAAGTAGTTGGTAATGCAGTAATTGGTTCTTTCGTCGAGTacatagtttaggcacaaaacgcttggtttcATACTTTTGCCCAACGCTGGATAACGCAAAATTGTTGCAGCACATGTGACAGACGTGGGTGAAGTTACTCATTTACCTAAACGTCAAAGGTCTACATACTCCAGACCACCTTCTTCAGAATCAAGaagtgtaagtttttttggaacaattataggcagttttttcaaacttataatcttgtttaatttaaaaattactcaaaaattagctttttctattaaatacgtgatgcttaaattattttttattttttctgtaatatttttaaataattattattaattaaacattacctaaaaattgaaaagtttttctaaaaaaaatagatttaatCGTTGCcagtaaattgaaattttgttgaaggaaaaattaaatgtttttttttaagagcaCAAGcagttttcaagattttgCGAGCTCTGGTAGTGAATATGTACCTCCTGATAAACATCCAACTACTAATTTTAATTGGTCAGATTCAGATTCTGCCCAGCCTTCTCCTGATATTCCATATCTAAAGcaggtaaataattattagattGTGGTTTATTTCGTCATTATGACTTTGAAACTTACTTTTAGATTACCACATCTCAAgatcaaattaaaatagatCCTACTTCGTTACCTGGTGTAGgttgaattaattattttaaatagtgtTTAATTTCCATTATATTCAGTGTTCAAAAGATACGTGCAGTCCACTTGAACAAAATCCTTGTAACGAAACCGAGCCACATGCTCTTAATGATTCTCTTACCCGTATTCAAAAGCCAAACCAAGATTATATTAAGAAGCAATCTGCTAGGGAAAGGCCAACAATATGTcctatttgttttaatgatGTTAGCACCCATTTTACACGCCATCTACTTCGACACCACAAAAAGAGTAAAGAAGTGCAGCTCCTTGAAAGTCTTAAACCTCGGAGCAAAGAACGTTTAGCTCTAATTGAGTCATTAAGAAAGCAAGGATACTTTCATCTAAAGAATGAAAAAGGGATTTTGAATCCTGTCAGAACCTCAAAAAACCCAGATGTTGAGTATTTTGTTTGCACATATTGCTTAGGTTACTTTAGTAAGAAACTTTTGTATAAGCATGTCAAAGGTTGTAAAAAACGCCCTCCAGACGAAGCGACGCCTGGAAAAAATTGTCTAGCCAGATCTCAAACTTTTGCATCATTACTTGTCGTAAAAAAtgatgaatttttgaaaaaatctcgTCTGAAAAAGGAAGTTTTTGGAATAATGCGTCCAGACGAGATTAGTGCAGTAGCGAAAAATGATTCAATAATTTGTTTGTATGGAGAAACGCtattaaataaacacaaaagaCAACAAATTGCTACCGTTGTTTCAAATAAGATAAGAGAAATGGCCAGATTATtgattgctttaaaattaatggaCAGAACAATTTGTACTCTTTTTGACGCTTTAAAGCCTGAAAATTTTAGGCATTTGGTATCGGCAGCTAAAGAAATAAGTGGCTACAATGCCGAAACAAAAATGTTCAAGGCACCCTCGCTTGCGTTGCATATGGGCactaatttgaaaatcttatGTGACGTAGCCTTAAAAGTTGTCATTGAGAAGAGACATTTGCCGAACTTAAGATGGGAAGATGATAGAGAAAAGAAAACAGAAATCAAGGAActgaaaaaactaataagtGGTCATTGGTGTAATGAGCTTTCAAGTTTGgctttgaaaaacttaaaagaaaaacattggGAAAAACCAACAGAACTACCTCTAACAAGCGACATTTTAACGTTACAAACGTTTATTAGTGAACAGGCGGACAAAGCATATAATAACTTGATAAATGAGGGAAAAACAAATATGcgacaaaattataaaactttagCACAATGTGTTTTGGCTTTAACAATAATGTTCAATCGAAAACGTGTTGGCGATGTTCAGTATTTAAAATTGGCAACATACATTTCGGCTGACAAGAACTCGGTTATTGAAGGTGAACAAGCATTTATGCGTTCTCTCACATCGGTggaacaaattttaagtaaacgATTTAAAAGAGTGGTCACTGGTGGCAAAGGCTCTAAACCAGttccaattttattttccataaaactacaaaaatttatagattgtctaattaaaatcaGAACCGAAACATCTATTGTGCCAACATCAAATCCTTTCCTATTTGCAAATCCTGGATCTCAAGACAGATGGATGAATGGAAGCAACGTAATGAGAAAACTTGCTTCTAGTTGTGGAGCAAAAAATCCTAATCTTTTAACATCTACCAGATTTAGAAAACATATTGCTACGACTTTACAACTAATGAGTATGGAAGACAATGAAATGGAACAGGTTGCTACATTTATGGGTCATACTAAAAAAACACATGCAGAATTCTATcggtaatattttatttttgaatattttatttcactttaCATATTTATGTAGATTACCGCAAGATATTTACCAGACGGCCAAAGTGGCTAAGATTCTTTTGTtattagaaaaaggaaaaggcGAACAGTTTAAAGGAAAAAGTCTAAATGAGATTGAATTAGAGCGAGATATCTACTACAGTTCGGAATCAGAAAGTGAAACAGATGAAGCAATACCACTTGCAGAAAAAGTTCTTAGAAAAGCGGCAAATGCTCcattacaaaataaagaagaaaagaaaaacgaaaatgcagaaaataatacaaacacagtcacaaaacaattaaatctAGAAGAGGAAGTATGTAGTAGCAACATGGAACAGGAAGCAGATGCAGAAGTAGAAGATGTTAATGGGAATTCaaagaaaacagaaaatacgAATAAAAGTATTGGAAAGAAAAAAGGTAATTATAATATATACAataagttttacgtttatggtgtttgttttatagaaaaagaaaataattcagaAATGGAAGTAGACACTAATAACAATAGAAAGAATGCAGGAGGAAAGAATAAGCCTCTTGGAAAGAAAAGTGGTATGTCCTAAtcatttaactttaaataaataccaTTTGGACATTTTTATACTc
Coding sequences:
- the LOC135265430 gene encoding uncharacterized protein LOC135265430, which codes for MDRTKFLISLAAQNETAHVTDVGEVTHLPKRQRSTYSRPPSSESRSSTSSFQDFASSGSEYVPPDKHPTTNFNWSDSDSAQPSPDIPYLKQITTSQDQIKIDPTSLPGCSKDTCSPLEQNPCNETEPHALNDSLTRIQKPNQDYIKKQSARERPTICPICFNDVSTHFTRHLLRHHKKSKEVQLLESLKPRSKERLALIESLRKQGYFHLKNEKGILNPVRTSKNPDVEYFVCTYCLGYFSKKLLYKHVKGCKKRPPDEATPGKNCLARSQTFASLLVVKNDEFLKKSRLKKEVFGIMRPDEISAVAKNDSIICLYGETLLNKHKRQQIATVVSNKIREMARLLIALKLMDRTICTLFDALKPENFRHLVSAAKEISGYNAETKMFKAPSLALHMGTNLKILCDVALKVVIEKRHLPNLRWEDDREKKTEIKELKKLISGHWCNELSSLALKNLKEKHWEKPTELPLTSDILTLQTFISEQADKAYNNLINEGKTNMRQNYKTLAQCVLALTIMFNRKRVGDVQYLKLATYISADKNSVIEGEQAFMRSLTSVEQILSKRFKRVVTGGKGSKPVPILFSIKLQKFIDCLIKIRTETSIVPTSNPFLFANPGSQDRWMNGSNVMRKLASSCGAKNPNLLTSTRFRKHIATTLQLMSMEDNEMEQVATFMGHTKKTHAEFYRLPQDIYQTAKVAKILLLLEKGKGEQFKGKSLNEIELERDIYYSSESESETDEAIPLAEKVLRKAANAPLQNKEEKKNENAENNTNTVTKQLNLEEEVCSSNMEQEADAEVEDVNGNSKKTENTNKSIGKKKEKENNSEMEVDTNNNRKNAGGKNKPLGKKSESSNSVRHRWSEKEKRIVLHHFRGHILKKVAPKKHECEELISQHNDILGCVNWVLVKTLVYNTYRNQ